The following proteins come from a genomic window of Rhizobium sp. 007:
- a CDS encoding PadR family transcriptional regulator → MEYQDLLSGFIRLHVLHHAAEGDLHGLWMIEELARHGYKVSAGTLYPMLHSLEKKGYLASRIERVGRTRRRIYNATPYGLVALEKAKEKAKELFREILPDSSA, encoded by the coding sequence ATGGAATATCAGGATCTTCTTTCCGGTTTTATCCGGCTCCACGTGCTCCATCACGCCGCCGAGGGCGATCTGCACGGCCTGTGGATGATCGAGGAACTGGCCCGGCATGGGTACAAAGTCAGCGCCGGGACGCTCTACCCCATGCTGCACTCTCTGGAGAAGAAAGGTTATCTGGCCTCACGTATCGAACGCGTGGGCCGCACGCGCCGGCGGATCTACAACGCTACACCCTACGGCCTTGTCGCTCTCGAAAAGGCCAAGGAAAAAGCCAAGGAGCTATTTCGTGAAATCCTCCCAGACAGCTCTGCCTGA
- the chrA gene encoding chromate efflux transporter has translation MPEFAVERPRGNPGEVFRVFLKLGLTSFGGPIAHLGYFRDELVVRRRWIDEAGYADLVALCQFLPGPASSQLGFSLGILRGNGLLGGLAAWFAFTMPSAAMLLVFALGAAAFTGPVAEGFLHGLKLVAVAVVSQAIWGMAKALTPDRERAGIALAAVAITVFIGGTFGQTGAIALGSVAGLWLCRADVPVQAGRLSFPVSRRGGAIALIFFAVLFLVPPLVAGFTGHEAVALFDAFYRSGSLVFGGGHVVLPLLQAEVVTPGWVTNEAFLAGYGLAQAVPGPLFTFAAYLGAVMGPAPNGLAGAVIALVAVFLPGLLLVYGMLPFWDALRLRPAAQAAMCGANAAVVGILGAALYSPVWTNAVLSPVDFALALAGFLLLVVWKMPPWIVVLLLAASGALLHPI, from the coding sequence CTGCCTGAGTTTGCAGTCGAGCGCCCGCGTGGCAATCCCGGTGAAGTCTTTCGCGTCTTCTTGAAGCTCGGGCTGACCTCCTTCGGCGGACCGATCGCGCATCTCGGCTATTTCCGGGACGAGTTGGTGGTCCGGCGCAGATGGATCGACGAGGCCGGCTATGCCGATCTCGTGGCGCTTTGCCAATTTCTGCCGGGACCGGCGTCAAGCCAGCTCGGCTTTTCGCTCGGTATCCTGCGCGGCAACGGCTTGCTTGGCGGGCTCGCAGCCTGGTTCGCTTTCACCATGCCATCGGCCGCCATGCTCCTTGTTTTTGCGCTCGGTGCCGCGGCTTTCACCGGACCCGTAGCAGAAGGCTTCCTGCACGGCCTGAAGCTGGTAGCCGTTGCCGTTGTCTCGCAGGCGATCTGGGGTATGGCGAAGGCTCTTACGCCTGACCGTGAGCGTGCCGGCATTGCGCTGGCCGCCGTTGCGATCACGGTGTTCATCGGGGGAACGTTCGGCCAGACCGGCGCGATCGCACTTGGTTCTGTTGCCGGGCTCTGGCTTTGCCGCGCGGACGTCCCTGTGCAGGCCGGACGACTCAGCTTCCCAGTCTCGCGCCGGGGCGGCGCGATCGCGCTCATCTTCTTCGCGGTCTTGTTCTTGGTTCCGCCGCTTGTTGCCGGCTTCACCGGCCATGAGGCTGTCGCGCTGTTCGACGCCTTCTATCGCTCGGGCTCTCTGGTGTTCGGTGGGGGACATGTCGTGCTGCCGTTGCTTCAGGCGGAAGTGGTGACGCCTGGTTGGGTGACGAACGAGGCCTTTCTCGCCGGCTATGGCTTGGCGCAGGCAGTGCCCGGACCGCTTTTTACCTTCGCCGCCTATCTCGGCGCGGTCATGGGGCCTGCGCCCAACGGGCTCGCCGGGGCGGTCATCGCCCTTGTCGCCGTCTTTTTGCCGGGCCTGCTGCTGGTCTACGGCATGCTGCCGTTCTGGGACGCGCTTCGGCTGCGACCCGCGGCACAGGCCGCCATGTGCGGCGCGAACGCCGCCGTCGTCGGGATCCTTGGTGCTGCGCTCTACAGCCCGGTCTGGACAAACGCTGTACTCTCGCCCGTGGATTTTGCACTCGCACTCGCAGGGTTCCTCTTGCTTGTCGTCTGGAAGATGCCACCCTGGATCGTCGTCTTGCTGCTGGCAGCAAGCGGTGCGCTCCTCCATCCCATTTGA
- a CDS encoding VOC family protein — protein MSGISVRYIVDDVDAAVDFYQQHLGFSVAFRPAPGFAILTKDGFRLLLSAMTGPGGAPQAMPDGRKPEPGGWNRIQIEVADIEAQVAALRQAGARFRNEIVQGMGGRQILLEDPAGNPIELFEAPKK, from the coding sequence ATGTCAGGCATCAGCGTGCGTTACATCGTTGACGACGTCGACGCAGCAGTCGATTTTTACCAACAGCATCTCGGCTTCTCTGTCGCGTTTCGTCCCGCGCCAGGCTTCGCCATTCTCACCAAAGATGGGTTTCGCCTTCTCCTAAGCGCAATGACCGGACCAGGCGGAGCACCACAGGCGATGCCGGATGGGCGCAAGCCAGAGCCCGGCGGCTGGAATCGTATTCAGATCGAAGTTGCGGATATAGAGGCACAGGTCGCAGCACTGCGCCAAGCCGGCGCACGGTTCCGCAACGAAATCGTGCAAGGAATGGGCGGCAGGCAGATCCTTCTCGAGGACCCTGCGGGAAATCCGATCGAACTGTTCGAAGCGCCGAAGAAATGA
- a CDS encoding FAD-dependent oxidoreductase: MAEFPQKAKVVIIGLGGIVGASIAHHLIERGWDDIVGIDKSGIPTDIGSTAHASDFCYTTSHDYLSVWTTQYSIDFYEKMGHYARIGGLEVARTGDDAWMEEIKRKLTSAKAFGTRAYYVSPAEIKEKFPLIEESMVQGGLFDPDAGLVIPRSQTVAGKLVDAGEKVGKLKVFGNTPAKSLIVENGRIKGVVTHRGTIMADHVVVCAGIWGRLIAEMVGEDLPVMPVDHPLTFFGPYNEFEGTGKEIGFPLLRDQGNSAYMRDTGDPKTTEGGQIEWGYYETTNPRLCHPRDILEKHEARLSPSQRDLEMEQILEPLERAMELTPILGELGYNEGHSFNGLLQVSAAGGPSCGESQKVRGLWYCVAIWVKDGPGYGKLIADWMTDGRTEIDHASIDYARFYPHQLEEKFIEGRTFEAAQKIYFPAIHPREPYATGRNVKRSPFYEREVELGGYFMELGGWERAHGYKANEHLLEKYGDRVPVRENEWDNRHFWRVSNAEHLAMSEDCGIVNLSHFYMFDVEGPDHVELMEWICAAKIGGDANVGKGIYTHFLDDEGMVRADLTVIRMADRCRVIDGADAGPRDFHYVKRIAEDKDFNVTVTEVAEKYITIGIWGPNARATLKKVVADPAGLDPENFSFAAIKPIEIAGKSVTAFRISYVGEQGWELHMKYEDGLSVWDALRSTGVMAFGVETYANSRRMEKSLRLQNADLLTQYNLIESDLARPKVKEADFRGKSKHLEYKAREHQPAMLCTLVMTDNVDRSGVARYPVGSLPVMDPATGETLVDELGRRSYTTSIAYGPTIGKNIALAFLPWSYCQVGRELDVDYFGETYPVEVVAVGYKPLYDPENSKPRS; the protein is encoded by the coding sequence ATGGCAGAATTTCCACAAAAAGCGAAAGTCGTAATTATTGGGTTGGGCGGCATTGTCGGCGCATCGATTGCGCATCACCTGATCGAACGTGGCTGGGACGACATCGTCGGCATCGACAAGTCGGGCATCCCGACAGACATCGGCTCGACGGCGCACGCCTCCGACTTCTGCTACACGACCAGCCATGACTATCTCTCGGTCTGGACGACGCAGTACTCCATCGATTTCTACGAGAAAATGGGCCATTACGCCCGTATCGGCGGCCTGGAAGTTGCACGCACCGGCGACGACGCCTGGATGGAAGAGATCAAGCGCAAGCTGACCTCGGCTAAGGCCTTCGGTACCCGGGCATATTACGTCAGCCCGGCCGAGATCAAGGAAAAGTTCCCGCTGATCGAGGAGAGCATGGTTCAGGGGGGCCTGTTCGATCCCGATGCCGGCCTCGTCATTCCACGCTCGCAGACCGTCGCCGGCAAGTTGGTCGATGCTGGCGAAAAGGTCGGCAAGCTCAAGGTTTTCGGCAATACGCCCGCCAAATCGCTGATCGTCGAGAATGGCCGCATCAAGGGCGTCGTCACTCATCGCGGCACGATCATGGCCGATCATGTCGTCGTCTGTGCCGGGATCTGGGGTCGCCTGATCGCCGAAATGGTCGGCGAAGATCTTCCGGTCATGCCGGTCGACCATCCGCTGACTTTCTTCGGCCCCTACAATGAGTTCGAAGGCACGGGCAAGGAAATCGGCTTCCCGCTTTTGCGCGACCAGGGCAACTCCGCCTACATGCGCGATACCGGCGACCCGAAGACCACAGAAGGCGGCCAGATCGAATGGGGCTATTACGAAACGACCAATCCTCGCCTTTGCCATCCGCGCGACATTCTGGAAAAGCATGAAGCTCGCCTCTCGCCCTCGCAACGCGACCTCGAAATGGAGCAGATCCTCGAGCCGCTGGAGCGCGCCATGGAGCTCACCCCGATCCTCGGTGAACTGGGCTACAATGAAGGCCATTCCTTCAACGGTCTCTTGCAGGTCTCTGCGGCTGGCGGCCCGTCCTGCGGCGAAAGCCAGAAGGTTCGCGGCCTCTGGTACTGCGTCGCCATCTGGGTCAAGGACGGCCCCGGCTACGGCAAGCTGATCGCCGACTGGATGACGGACGGCCGCACAGAGATCGACCATGCCAGTATCGACTATGCGCGCTTCTATCCGCACCAGCTCGAGGAAAAATTCATCGAGGGCCGTACATTCGAGGCTGCCCAGAAGATCTACTTTCCCGCCATACATCCGCGCGAGCCCTATGCCACCGGACGCAACGTCAAGCGCTCGCCTTTCTACGAGCGCGAGGTGGAGCTCGGCGGATACTTCATGGAACTTGGAGGCTGGGAACGCGCGCACGGCTACAAGGCGAACGAGCATCTGCTTGAAAAGTATGGCGACCGCGTTCCGGTTCGCGAAAACGAGTGGGACAACCGGCACTTCTGGCGCGTATCGAATGCTGAACATCTCGCCATGAGCGAGGATTGCGGAATCGTCAACCTCAGCCACTTCTACATGTTCGACGTCGAAGGTCCGGACCATGTCGAACTGATGGAATGGATCTGCGCGGCCAAGATCGGCGGTGATGCCAACGTCGGAAAGGGCATCTACACGCACTTCCTCGATGACGAAGGCATGGTCCGTGCCGACCTGACCGTGATCCGCATGGCCGACCGCTGCCGCGTCATCGACGGCGCCGATGCCGGCCCGCGCGATTTCCATTACGTGAAGCGCATCGCCGAGGACAAAGACTTCAACGTTACCGTCACCGAGGTGGCCGAGAAGTACATCACCATCGGTATTTGGGGTCCGAATGCGCGTGCAACGCTGAAAAAGGTCGTCGCCGATCCGGCCGGCCTTGATCCCGAAAACTTCTCTTTCGCGGCAATCAAACCGATCGAGATCGCCGGCAAGTCCGTCACTGCCTTCCGCATTTCCTATGTCGGCGAACAGGGCTGGGAACTGCACATGAAATATGAGGACGGCCTTTCTGTCTGGGATGCGCTGCGCTCCACCGGCGTTATGGCGTTCGGCGTGGAAACTTATGCCAATTCCCGCCGCATGGAAAAGAGCCTGCGCCTGCAGAACGCCGACTTACTTACGCAGTACAACCTCATCGAATCCGACCTCGCCCGTCCGAAGGTCAAGGAAGCTGACTTCCGCGGCAAGTCCAAGCATCTGGAATACAAGGCTCGCGAGCACCAGCCGGCCATGCTCTGCACGCTCGTGATGACCGACAATGTCGACAGGAGCGGTGTTGCCCGCTACCCGGTCGGCTCACTGCCGGTCATGGATCCGGCCACGGGCGAAACGCTGGTGGACGAACTCGGCCGCCGCTCCTATACGACGTCGATTGCCTATGGCCCGACCATCGGCAAGAATATCGCGCTGGCCTTTCTGCCCTGGTCCTATTGCCAGGTGGGCCGCGAGCTCGACGTCGATTACTTCGGCGAGACCTATCCCGTCGAAGTCGTCGCCGTCGGCTACAAGCCGCTCTACGATCCGGAAAATTCGAAGCCCCGGAGCTGA
- a CDS encoding ATP-binding cassette domain-containing protein: MSAAERPRDTAELVHLEDVTKRFGEAKPALDAISASIRGGEITGLVGPDGAGKTTLIRLMTGLMLAEGGTIKVLGFEPRDGSAAIQASIGYMPQRFGLYEDLSVQENLDLYADLRGLPKSERAATFDELLTFTDLKHFTGRLAGKLSGGMKQKLGLACALLKKPRLLLLDEPGVGVDPISRRELWKMVENLTAEGIGVVWSTAYLDEAEACDRVLLMNEGKLLFSGEPTDLTGQVKDRVFRLTGVSGRRRQLLAKLLDEDGVIDGVIQGEAIRLVTATGHDGVFAAASIAKVTPTEPRFEDAFVDMLGGGPGGRSRLAEAQQPLTGKDDKPVIAAKGLTKRFGDFTAADDITFDVPRGQIFGLLGPNGAGKSTTFKMLCGLLKPTSGEGRVAGFDLRRDAAQARNRLGYMAQKFSLYGDLSVAQNLDFFAGVYGLSGQRKRERTQLMTSIFDLQSRLAMSAKDLPLGLKQRLALACAVMHEPEALFLDEPTSGVDPITRREFWTHINGLVEKGVTVLVTTHFMDEAEYCDRISLIYRGRSIALGTPDELKARSSNADNPDPTMEDAFIALVQASQERTAA, encoded by the coding sequence ATGAGTGCCGCAGAAAGACCTCGCGATACCGCCGAACTCGTTCACCTGGAGGACGTGACGAAGCGGTTCGGCGAGGCGAAACCGGCACTTGATGCAATTTCGGCCTCGATCCGCGGCGGCGAGATCACCGGGCTCGTCGGACCCGACGGAGCAGGCAAGACCACGCTTATCCGCCTGATGACCGGTCTCATGCTTGCGGAAGGAGGTACGATCAAGGTGCTGGGCTTCGAACCGCGCGACGGATCGGCTGCCATCCAAGCTTCAATCGGCTACATGCCCCAGCGCTTCGGGCTTTATGAGGATTTGTCGGTCCAGGAAAATCTCGATCTCTACGCCGACCTTCGCGGGCTGCCAAAAAGCGAACGGGCAGCGACCTTCGATGAACTTCTGACCTTCACGGACCTGAAACACTTCACAGGCCGTCTTGCCGGAAAGCTCTCGGGCGGCATGAAGCAGAAGCTCGGCCTTGCTTGCGCGCTTTTGAAGAAACCCCGCCTTTTGCTCCTTGATGAGCCCGGCGTGGGTGTCGATCCGATTTCCCGGCGCGAGCTTTGGAAGATGGTCGAGAATTTGACAGCGGAAGGCATCGGCGTCGTCTGGTCGACGGCCTACCTCGACGAGGCCGAGGCCTGCGATCGCGTCCTGCTGATGAATGAGGGCAAGCTGCTTTTCTCCGGTGAACCGACGGATCTGACGGGCCAGGTCAAAGACCGTGTCTTTCGGTTGACCGGTGTTTCGGGTCGGCGCCGTCAGCTGCTCGCGAAGCTTCTCGACGAGGACGGCGTTATCGACGGTGTGATCCAGGGTGAAGCGATCCGACTGGTAACCGCGACCGGCCACGATGGCGTGTTTGCCGCAGCCAGTATCGCAAAAGTTACCCCTACAGAACCGCGTTTCGAAGATGCTTTCGTCGACATGCTGGGTGGAGGGCCAGGCGGTCGGTCGAGGCTTGCGGAGGCGCAGCAGCCTCTGACCGGCAAGGACGACAAGCCGGTGATCGCAGCGAAAGGTCTCACCAAACGCTTCGGCGACTTCACAGCAGCCGACGACATTACGTTCGATGTTCCGCGCGGCCAGATATTCGGGCTGCTCGGACCGAACGGCGCGGGCAAATCAACGACTTTCAAGATGCTGTGCGGACTTTTGAAGCCGACGAGCGGCGAAGGCCGGGTGGCCGGCTTCGATCTGCGCCGCGATGCGGCACAGGCACGCAACCGCCTCGGCTACATGGCGCAGAAATTCTCGCTTTATGGCGATCTCAGCGTCGCGCAGAATCTCGATTTCTTTGCCGGCGTCTATGGACTGAGCGGCCAGCGCAAGCGCGAGCGCACGCAGCTGATGACATCGATCTTCGATCTTCAATCGCGTCTTGCGATGTCCGCAAAGGACCTGCCGCTCGGGCTCAAGCAGAGGCTGGCGCTTGCCTGCGCCGTCATGCATGAACCTGAGGCGCTCTTTCTCGACGAACCCACCTCAGGCGTCGATCCGATTACGCGCCGCGAATTCTGGACGCATATCAACGGGCTCGTAGAAAAGGGCGTCACCGTCCTCGTCACCACGCATTTCATGGACGAGGCCGAATATTGCGATCGCATTTCGCTGATCTATCGGGGCCGTTCGATCGCACTCGGTACGCCGGATGAGCTGAAGGCGCGTTCTTCAAATGCCGACAACCCCGATCCGACGATGGAGGACGCGTTTATCGCGCTTGTTCAAGCCTCGCAGGAGAGGACTGCGGCATGA
- a CDS encoding ABC transporter permease, producing MTLPPRAPVSPSSPSRRFAALVRKESLQVIRDPSSILIAFVLPLILLFLFGYGVSLDTTRTRVGLVIEEATPLTNDLAASFQASRYFSVTTGRDRRLFAEELVLSRIRGIIVIPADFTRNYAAGNRPQVQVIVDGSDPNTANFVQNYVQGTVANWRLQQQSEIAAGGPPISAEQRFWFNPELTSRSFLVPGSIAIVMTLVGTLLTSLVVAREWERGTMEAMMATPVTAAELLAGKILPYFLLGLTSMTLCVLLAVFLFGVPFRGSVPALYALSAVFLMPALGQGLLISAATKNQFLASQLALITAFLPAFLLSGFLFEINSMPTVIQWITFIVPARYLIPSLQTVFLAGDIWPMFLHAILVMFLIGSVFFLLAARSTRKRIA from the coding sequence ATGACGCTCCCTCCCCGCGCACCAGTGTCTCCCTCTAGCCCAAGCCGCCGTTTTGCAGCATTGGTTCGCAAGGAAAGCCTTCAGGTCATTCGTGATCCGAGCAGCATTCTGATTGCATTTGTGCTGCCGCTCATCCTGCTCTTTCTATTCGGTTACGGCGTTTCGCTGGACACGACGCGGACGCGTGTCGGATTGGTCATCGAAGAAGCAACACCGCTGACGAATGATCTTGCCGCAAGCTTCCAGGCATCCCGCTATTTTTCCGTGACGACCGGCCGCGACAGACGGCTCTTCGCAGAAGAGCTGGTCCTTTCCCGCATCCGCGGCATCATTGTCATCCCGGCGGATTTCACCCGGAATTATGCAGCAGGCAATCGGCCGCAGGTCCAGGTGATCGTCGACGGTTCCGATCCCAACACCGCCAATTTCGTGCAGAACTACGTCCAGGGCACTGTGGCAAACTGGCGGCTCCAGCAGCAGTCCGAAATTGCCGCAGGCGGGCCGCCGATTTCCGCGGAGCAACGCTTCTGGTTCAATCCGGAACTGACCAGCCGGTCATTTCTGGTGCCAGGCTCGATCGCAATCGTCATGACGCTGGTTGGAACGCTTTTGACATCGTTGGTCGTTGCCCGCGAATGGGAGCGGGGCACGATGGAAGCGATGATGGCAACGCCGGTGACGGCCGCCGAGTTGCTTGCCGGCAAGATACTCCCCTATTTCCTGCTCGGCCTGACATCGATGACGCTTTGCGTGCTGCTTGCCGTCTTTCTGTTTGGCGTTCCGTTTCGCGGTTCCGTCCCGGCGCTCTATGCCCTGTCCGCCGTTTTCCTCATGCCGGCGCTCGGGCAGGGCCTGCTGATTTCGGCTGCCACCAAGAACCAGTTCCTTGCCTCGCAGCTGGCGCTGATTACGGCCTTCCTTCCCGCCTTCCTGCTGTCCGGTTTTCTCTTCGAGATCAATTCGATGCCGACCGTGATCCAATGGATCACATTCATCGTGCCGGCGCGTTATCTGATCCCCAGCCTGCAGACCGTGTTCCTGGCCGGCGATATCTGGCCGATGTTCCTCCATGCAATCCTCGTGATGTTTCTGATCGGCTCTGTCTTTTTCCTGCTTGCCGCACGCAGCACCAGAAAGAGGATTGCGTAA
- a CDS encoding ABC transporter permease produces the protein MWWTRLKALIVKELLAVLRDPRGRTILIGPPIVQLLVFSYAATLEVRNVDVMLLSRDSGYWGQELVRRIEGSPTFRKVIIAGTPASVRDAIDRQTVTAAIEIGADFSRRIEAGEPADLQVILDGRRSNASQIVSGYLTQIVATLSAETPAGVRGAVRSVTTVPRNWFNPNLLFQWFMVPNLIASIALLIGLIVTALSIARERELGTFDQLMVSPLRTHEILIGKLVPPMIIGLFHMTVYILAAIFIFGVPLRGSLLLLYGSSLFYLASVAGLGLFISALSMTQQQAILGAFLFMVPAMLLSGFATPIENMPDWLQPVTLINPLRYFLVIVKGIFLKDIPLMEVWHQTWPLCVIAAGTLSAASWLFRRRLE, from the coding sequence ATGTGGTGGACGCGTCTGAAAGCGCTTATTGTCAAAGAACTGCTGGCCGTACTGCGCGATCCGAGAGGCCGTACCATCCTGATCGGTCCGCCGATCGTGCAGCTCCTGGTCTTTTCCTATGCAGCGACGCTCGAGGTTCGAAATGTCGATGTGATGCTACTCAGCCGCGACAGCGGCTATTGGGGGCAAGAACTCGTGCGGCGCATCGAGGGTTCGCCGACATTCCGCAAGGTGATCATCGCCGGCACGCCAGCCAGCGTGCGGGATGCTATCGATCGCCAGACGGTAACCGCCGCAATCGAAATTGGTGCCGATTTCTCACGCAGGATCGAGGCGGGAGAGCCGGCCGATCTGCAGGTCATTCTTGACGGCCGGCGCTCCAATGCATCGCAGATCGTTTCGGGATATCTCACGCAGATTGTCGCGACATTATCCGCTGAGACGCCTGCAGGTGTCCGAGGAGCTGTCCGTTCCGTCACGACAGTGCCGCGCAACTGGTTCAATCCCAACCTGCTCTTCCAATGGTTCATGGTGCCGAACCTGATCGCCAGCATTGCGCTGCTCATCGGGCTTATCGTCACCGCCCTTTCGATCGCTCGCGAACGCGAGCTCGGCACCTTCGACCAGTTGATGGTCTCGCCGCTTCGCACCCATGAGATCCTGATCGGCAAGCTTGTCCCGCCGATGATAATCGGGCTCTTTCACATGACGGTCTATATCCTAGCGGCGATCTTCATCTTCGGCGTGCCTCTGCGCGGTTCGCTGCTGCTTCTTTACGGCAGTTCGCTCTTCTATCTCGCATCGGTCGCCGGTCTGGGGCTTTTCATCTCCGCCTTGTCGATGACGCAGCAGCAGGCAATTCTCGGCGCCTTCCTGTTCATGGTGCCGGCTATGCTTCTTTCCGGCTTCGCAACGCCGATCGAGAACATGCCCGACTGGCTGCAGCCGGTCACACTGATCAACCCGCTGCGCTACTTCCTGGTGATTGTAAAAGGCATCTTCCTCAAAGACATTCCCCTCATGGAGGTGTGGCACCAGACATGGCCGCTTTGCGTGATTGCTGCCGGAACCTTAAGCGCAGCCTCGTGGCTGTTTCGCAGAAGGCTCGAATGA
- the hlyD gene encoding secretion protein HlyD gives MNKIIPAAILLAGAAAAGWWYDVPSRLGWAPQGAKEFTLYGNVDIRQVSLAFRVSGRLEEARVDEGDTVKRGAILARLDNEPYDYAVRSAEATVAALRATLDKLRAGPRPAEIAQASASYNESLADLKNANLAYDRARQLRPQGTVSQAGLDQATAARAMAAARAESANQALVLLKEGSRAEDIAAAAAQLKSAEATLATARTSLGDTELRAPNDGIILSRIKEPGAIVSSADAVYVLSLTEPVWVRSYVAEVELGRIHPGMAVKVTSDTKPDHAYDGRIGFISPVAEFTPKSVETPELRTDLVYRLRVVIEKPGPDLRQGMPVTLRLPSLQAAKK, from the coding sequence ATGAACAAGATCATTCCGGCTGCGATCCTTCTCGCCGGCGCAGCCGCAGCCGGCTGGTGGTACGATGTGCCGTCGAGGCTCGGCTGGGCGCCGCAAGGCGCAAAGGAGTTCACACTCTACGGAAATGTCGATATCCGCCAAGTTTCGCTCGCTTTCCGGGTGAGTGGCCGGCTCGAAGAGGCACGCGTCGACGAGGGCGATACCGTCAAGCGCGGTGCTATTCTGGCGCGGCTGGACAACGAACCTTACGACTATGCGGTCCGTTCGGCGGAGGCAACCGTCGCCGCGCTGCGTGCCACACTCGACAAGCTCAGGGCCGGTCCACGGCCCGCAGAGATTGCGCAGGCAAGCGCATCTTACAACGAAAGCCTTGCTGACCTGAAAAACGCCAATCTCGCTTACGACCGCGCCCGGCAGCTGCGGCCGCAGGGTACGGTTTCTCAAGCGGGTCTCGATCAGGCGACGGCTGCAAGAGCAATGGCTGCGGCACGTGCGGAATCCGCAAATCAGGCGCTGGTGTTGTTGAAGGAAGGCAGCCGCGCCGAAGACATCGCAGCTGCGGCAGCGCAGTTGAAATCGGCCGAAGCCACTCTTGCAACGGCGCGGACATCGCTTGGCGATACGGAGCTTCGGGCACCCAACGACGGCATCATCCTGTCGCGGATCAAGGAGCCCGGTGCGATCGTATCGTCCGCCGATGCCGTCTATGTGCTATCGCTGACCGAGCCTGTATGGGTCCGCAGCTATGTCGCAGAAGTGGAACTCGGTCGGATCCATCCGGGCATGGCGGTCAAGGTCACGTCCGATACCAAACCGGATCACGCCTATGACGGCAGGATCGGCTTCATTTCTCCGGTTGCGGAATTCACGCCGAAATCTGTCGAGACGCCGGAACTTCGCACCGACCTCGTCTATCGTCTGCGCGTCGTCATCGAAAAACCCGGGCCGGATCTTCGCCAGGGCATGCCGGTGACGCTTCGCCTTCCATCATTGCAGGCAGCGAAAAAATGA
- a CDS encoding CerR family C-terminal domain-containing protein → MNETGTKKAEASRSEVTRERLLAAALDVFGRYGFDGASTRKLADTAGVNLQAIPYYFGSKEGLYIATAEYLAGIVAGHVAGIRHRVGHHLAEIDETNTPLNASQARLFLTEIVETMVVLFVSKESEAWARFIIREQLEPTAAFERVYAGIMGPMINMARRLIGAILKDDPASENVRLRTLSFVGSLLVFRMANAAVLAQMEWDLIGEEQIATLQAHARNLVALLEPAKGQTE, encoded by the coding sequence ATGAACGAAACCGGCACCAAAAAAGCCGAGGCATCCCGAAGCGAGGTTACCCGCGAGAGGCTGCTTGCGGCGGCACTTGACGTATTTGGCCGATACGGCTTTGACGGCGCTAGTACGCGCAAGCTTGCCGATACGGCAGGCGTCAACCTACAAGCCATCCCCTATTACTTCGGCAGCAAGGAAGGGCTCTATATCGCAACGGCCGAATACCTGGCGGGAATTGTCGCCGGACATGTCGCCGGCATCCGCCATCGCGTCGGCCACCATCTTGCGGAAATCGATGAAACGAACACGCCGTTGAATGCGTCGCAGGCACGGCTCTTTCTGACGGAAATCGTGGAAACAATGGTAGTTCTTTTCGTCAGCAAGGAGTCGGAGGCCTGGGCCCGCTTCATCATCCGCGAGCAGCTGGAGCCGACGGCGGCTTTCGAAAGGGTCTATGCCGGCATCATGGGACCGATGATCAATATGGCACGGCGGCTGATCGGGGCGATTTTGAAAGACGACCCCGCCTCCGAGAACGTGCGTTTGCGCACCCTCTCCTTCGTCGGCAGCCTTCTGGTATTCCGGATGGCGAACGCCGCAGTGCTCGCGCAGATGGAATGGGATTTAATCGGCGAAGAGCAGATCGCAACGCTGCAGGCCCACGCGCGCAACCTTGTCGCGCTGCTCGAACCGGCGAAAGGACAAACAGAATGA